The following coding sequences lie in one Deinococcus cellulosilyticus NBRC 106333 = KACC 11606 genomic window:
- a CDS encoding ACT domain-containing protein yields the protein MSVMESEARKRGSMVTLQRLDGEYAILKLSPDTTPPDWAFQGDFSSITRTPSELSIVCDARFAPLQAKAEIGWVVYQLVGQFGFDQFGILESLIRPLADAGISILSISTFDTDYILVKHTHEEQARAALSAAGHQFSETPEVPVG from the coding sequence ATGAGTGTGATGGAGTCCGAAGCAAGAAAGCGAGGCAGCATGGTCACCTTACAGCGCTTAGATGGAGAATACGCCATCCTGAAATTGTCCCCAGACACCACCCCACCAGACTGGGCTTTCCAGGGCGATTTCTCCAGCATCACCCGCACCCCGAGTGAACTCTCCATCGTCTGTGACGCGCGTTTCGCACCCCTGCAGGCCAAAGCTGAAATCGGCTGGGTGGTCTACCAGCTGGTCGGACAATTCGGCTTTGACCAGTTCGGCATTCTGGAATCCCTGATCCGTCCCCTGGCCGATGCAGGGATCAGCATCCTGTCCATTTCCACCTTCGACACCGACTATATTCTGGTCAAGCACACCCACGAAGAGCAGGCCAGAGCTGCCCTGAGTGCGGCTGGACACCAGTTCTCTGAAACGCCTGAAGTCCCTGTGGGTTAA
- a CDS encoding IclR family transcriptional regulator — protein MLDTLQKSAQILKQFTSTHPEWGSRELAAHLQQPKSTVHLHLQALTQAGFLRKTPRSKYALSWRLLEFSTHLHHQLGWYQEAVKAMQDLAQEVRALTYLCVLEGQDVLCIARAHSEPEEHREIQTDLYLPTHATAAGKVFCAFTGLKVKQFEVFTPSTITTPDEWETALNKVQDDHYALSLEEWVADSCALAAPLYFEEKLVAVMGLQVKTFRFRNQRNTLLQSLLQTTQNFW, from the coding sequence ATGCTCGACACCCTCCAGAAAAGCGCCCAGATTTTAAAACAGTTCACCTCCACCCATCCCGAGTGGGGGTCCCGTGAGCTTGCTGCACACCTGCAGCAGCCCAAGAGCACTGTGCACCTGCACCTGCAAGCCCTGACCCAGGCTGGATTCCTGCGCAAAACCCCCAGAAGCAAATACGCTCTGTCCTGGCGACTGCTGGAATTCTCAACCCACCTGCACCATCAACTGGGGTGGTATCAGGAGGCGGTCAAAGCCATGCAAGATCTGGCCCAGGAGGTGCGTGCACTGACTTACCTCTGTGTGCTGGAGGGGCAGGATGTGCTGTGCATTGCCCGTGCCCACTCTGAGCCGGAGGAGCACCGGGAAATTCAGACCGACCTGTATCTCCCCACCCATGCCACTGCAGCAGGAAAGGTCTTCTGCGCCTTCACAGGCCTGAAAGTCAAACAGTTCGAGGTCTTCACCCCTAGCACAATCACCACACCTGATGAGTGGGAAACCGCACTGAACAAGGTGCAAGACGACCATTATGCTCTTTCACTTGAGGAGTGGGTTGCAGATTCCTGCGCCCTGGCCGCCCCTCTGTACTTCGAGGAAAAGCTGGTTGCAGTGATGGGACTGCAGGTGAAAACCTTCCGTTTTCGGAACCAGAGAAACACCCTATTGCAAAGCCTGCTGCAGACCACGCAGAATTTCTGGTAG
- the hutU gene encoding urocanate hydratase, whose amino-acid sequence MEKTMIRAPRGAQKTAKGWIQEAAKRMLMNNLDIEVAEKPEELIVYGGRGKAARNWEAFHKIIETLDRLENNETLLIQSGKPVAVLKTHELAPRVMLANSNLVPNWSTWEHFDELDRKGLMMYGQMTAGSWIYIGTQGILQGTYETFAAAGEKHFGGSLKGTITVTAGLGGMGGAQPLAVKLAGGVSINIEIDPHRIQRRLETRYLDEVAENLQDALKRAEEYKAQGVARSIGLLGNAAEVVPALVEMGFTPDLVTDQTSAHDPMWGYIPLLNADEDADVLRREQPELYRQRAYESMAKHVEAILEMQKRGAIAFDYGNNLRQRALEFGVKNAFDYPGFVPAFIRDSFCEGRGPFRWVALSGDPQDIYETDKALLELFPEDHRLQNWLKYAADQIAFQGLPARICWLGYRERDRAGLLFNQMVRDGRLKAPIVIGRDHLDAGSVASPNRETEAMLDGSDAVSDWPLLNFATGVASGAAWMSFHHGGGVGMGFSQHSGLVAVADGSEEAEKRLSMCLVNDPAMGVIRHADAGYEKAKQIAKERGLDLPSI is encoded by the coding sequence ATGGAAAAAACAATGATCCGTGCCCCCAGAGGCGCGCAGAAAACCGCGAAAGGCTGGATTCAGGAAGCCGCCAAGCGCATGCTGATGAACAACCTGGACATTGAAGTGGCCGAAAAACCCGAGGAACTGATTGTTTACGGAGGCCGGGGCAAAGCGGCCCGCAACTGGGAGGCCTTCCACAAGATCATTGAAACGCTGGACCGTCTGGAGAACAACGAGACCCTGCTGATCCAGTCTGGCAAGCCCGTGGCGGTCCTGAAAACCCACGAACTGGCCCCCAGGGTGATGCTGGCCAACAGCAACCTCGTGCCCAACTGGTCCACCTGGGAGCACTTTGATGAACTGGACAGGAAGGGCCTGATGATGTACGGGCAGATGACGGCTGGAAGCTGGATTTACATTGGCACCCAGGGCATCTTGCAGGGGACCTATGAAACCTTTGCTGCAGCGGGAGAGAAGCACTTCGGAGGAAGCCTGAAGGGCACCATCACCGTGACTGCAGGTCTGGGAGGCATGGGAGGGGCGCAACCTCTGGCTGTGAAACTTGCTGGAGGGGTCAGCATCAACATTGAGATTGATCCCCACCGCATCCAGCGCAGGCTGGAAACCCGTTATCTGGACGAGGTGGCCGAAAACCTGCAAGACGCCCTGAAACGGGCAGAAGAGTATAAGGCTCAGGGGGTGGCACGTTCCATCGGTCTGCTGGGCAATGCTGCAGAAGTGGTGCCTGCTCTGGTTGAGATGGGATTCACCCCGGATCTGGTGACCGACCAGACCAGTGCCCACGATCCCATGTGGGGCTACATCCCCCTGCTGAATGCAGACGAGGATGCCGATGTGCTGCGCAGAGAGCAACCCGAGCTCTACCGTCAGCGTGCTTATGAGAGCATGGCAAAGCATGTGGAGGCCATTCTGGAAATGCAGAAACGCGGAGCCATAGCGTTTGACTATGGGAACAACCTGCGTCAGCGTGCCCTGGAATTCGGGGTCAAAAACGCCTTTGATTACCCGGGTTTCGTGCCTGCCTTCATCCGGGACAGCTTCTGTGAAGGACGGGGACCTTTCCGCTGGGTGGCCCTCAGTGGTGACCCCCAGGACATTTACGAAACCGATAAAGCCCTGCTCGAACTCTTCCCCGAGGACCACAGGCTGCAGAACTGGCTGAAGTACGCCGCAGACCAGATTGCTTTCCAGGGTCTGCCTGCCCGCATCTGCTGGCTCGGGTACAGAGAGCGGGACCGGGCAGGACTGCTGTTCAACCAGATGGTCAGAGATGGCCGCCTGAAAGCCCCCATCGTGATCGGACGGGACCACCTGGACGCCGGTTCTGTCGCAAGTCCCAACCGTGAAACCGAAGCCATGCTGGACGGCAGTGATGCAGTCTCAGACTGGCCCCTGCTGAATTTCGCCACAGGTGTGGCCAGCGGTGCCGCCTGGATGAGCTTCCACCACGGGGGTGGCGTGGGCATGGGCTTCAGCCAGCACTCGGGTCTGGTCGCCGTGGCCGATGGCAGCGAGGAAGCCGAAAAACGCCTCTCCATGTGCCTGGTGAACGACCCCGCAATGGGCGTGATCCGCCATGCAGACGCAGGCTACGAGAAGGCAAAACAGATCGCAAAAGAACGCGGTCTGGACCTGCCCTCGATCTGA